A genome region from Manihot esculenta cultivar AM560-2 chromosome 5, M.esculenta_v8, whole genome shotgun sequence includes the following:
- the LOC110615904 gene encoding uncharacterized protein LOC110615904 isoform X2 — MVEEEEVLIEVEAVQAVYGDDCVVLDSFPPHLHVHIKPRTADISSQQFVEAVIGIRACSQYPKEPPSIDFIESKGLDEERQKELIKSIQDKACELSSCLMLVALCEEAVEKLSIMNHPDGNCPLCLYPLLLEDEQNETLPFMKLMSCFHCFHCECIMNWWNWIQKEKQSDINISSTTTLHSIRDGENQNGMFGSKLKRSHRTEIEDEKLLESDSEKIRRQKFEAILNLQQENSGIIEPKREIVVLPGMYLAQPVTLPAQTLNKETTEEQQRNVSVDSGGSSNRPSSSEHRNLGWRKQRIQNSRKQVKQWVRKDGGPSN, encoded by the exons ATggtcgaagaagaagaagtgttGATAGAAGTGGAAGCGGTGCAAGCGGTGTACGGAGACGATTGTGTGGTTCTAGATTCTTTCCCTCCCCATCTTCATGTCCACATCAAACCCCGAACCGCCGATATATCTTCCCAACAG TTTGTGGAAGCAGTTATCGGGATACGAGCATGTTCCCAG TATCCAAAGGAACCACCCAGTATTGATTTTATAGAATCGAAGGGGCTTGATGAAGAAAGGCAGAAGGAACTAATAAAAAGCATACAAGACAAAGCATGTGAACTCTCCTCATGTTTGATGCTTGTAGCACTTTGTGAG GAAGCAGTGGAGAAGCTCTCTATTATGAATCACCCTGATGGCAATTGTCCATTGTGTTTGTACCCTTTGCTCCTAGAAGATGAACAGAATGAAACCTTGCCATTTATGAAGCTGATGTCTTGTTTCCATTGCTTTCACTG TGAATGCATCATGAATTGGTGGAATTGGATCCAAAAAGAGAAACAAAGTGACATTAACATCTCATCTACTACAACTCTACATTCCATCAGAGATGGGGAAAATCAGAATGGTATGTTTGGGTCAAAGCTTAAG AGGTCTCACAGAACTGAAATTGAAGATGAGAAACTACTCGAGTCTGATTCAGAGAAGATTAGAAGACAGAAGTTTGAGGCCATCTTAAACCTGCAGCAAGAAAATAGTGGCATAATTGAACCAAAAAGAGAGATAGTTGTTTTACCTGGTATGTATCTTGCTCAGCCAGTCACATTGCCAGCACAGACATTGAATAAAGAAACCACGGAAGAACAGCAAAGAAATGTATCCGTGGATTCTGGGGGTTCTTCAAATAGACCTAGCTCCAGTGAGCACAGGAACTTGGGTTGGAGGAAGCAGAGAATACAAAATTCAAGAAAACAAGTTAAACAGTGGGTCAGAAAAGATGGTGGTCCTTCAAATTAG
- the LOC110615904 gene encoding E3 ubiquitin-protein ligase RNF25 isoform X1, translating into MVEEEEVLIEVEAVQAVYGDDCVVLDSFPPHLHVHIKPRTADISSQQFVEAVIGIRACSQYPKEPPSIDFIESKGLDEERQKELIKSIQDKACELSSCLMLVALCEEAVEKLSIMNHPDGNCPLCLYPLLLEDEQNETLPFMKLMSCFHCFHCECIMNWWNWIQKEKQSDINISSTTTLHSIRDGENQNDIIGLKEESMGSCPVCRKVFHVKDFEHVLSLVGTHDSNLRSHRTEIEDEKLLESDSEKIRRQKFEAILNLQQENSGIIEPKREIVVLPGMYLAQPVTLPAQTLNKETTEEQQRNVSVDSGGSSNRPSSSEHRNLGWRKQRIQNSRKQVKQWVRKDGGPSN; encoded by the exons ATggtcgaagaagaagaagtgttGATAGAAGTGGAAGCGGTGCAAGCGGTGTACGGAGACGATTGTGTGGTTCTAGATTCTTTCCCTCCCCATCTTCATGTCCACATCAAACCCCGAACCGCCGATATATCTTCCCAACAG TTTGTGGAAGCAGTTATCGGGATACGAGCATGTTCCCAG TATCCAAAGGAACCACCCAGTATTGATTTTATAGAATCGAAGGGGCTTGATGAAGAAAGGCAGAAGGAACTAATAAAAAGCATACAAGACAAAGCATGTGAACTCTCCTCATGTTTGATGCTTGTAGCACTTTGTGAG GAAGCAGTGGAGAAGCTCTCTATTATGAATCACCCTGATGGCAATTGTCCATTGTGTTTGTACCCTTTGCTCCTAGAAGATGAACAGAATGAAACCTTGCCATTTATGAAGCTGATGTCTTGTTTCCATTGCTTTCACTG TGAATGCATCATGAATTGGTGGAATTGGATCCAAAAAGAGAAACAAAGTGACATTAACATCTCATCTACTACAACTCTACATTCCATCAGAGATGGGGAAAATCAGAATG ACATAATTGGTTTAAAAGAAGAAAGTATGGGGAGCTGTCCAGTTTGCCGCAAGGTTTTTCACGTCAAGGATTTTGAACATGTGCTCAGCTTGGTTGGAACGCATGACTCTAACTTG AGGTCTCACAGAACTGAAATTGAAGATGAGAAACTACTCGAGTCTGATTCAGAGAAGATTAGAAGACAGAAGTTTGAGGCCATCTTAAACCTGCAGCAAGAAAATAGTGGCATAATTGAACCAAAAAGAGAGATAGTTGTTTTACCTGGTATGTATCTTGCTCAGCCAGTCACATTGCCAGCACAGACATTGAATAAAGAAACCACGGAAGAACAGCAAAGAAATGTATCCGTGGATTCTGGGGGTTCTTCAAATAGACCTAGCTCCAGTGAGCACAGGAACTTGGGTTGGAGGAAGCAGAGAATACAAAATTCAAGAAAACAAGTTAAACAGTGGGTCAGAAAAGATGGTGGTCCTTCAAATTAG